From Primulina tabacum isolate GXHZ01 chromosome 2, ASM2559414v2, whole genome shotgun sequence, one genomic window encodes:
- the LOC142536834 gene encoding putative L-type lectin-domain containing receptor kinase S.5, with product MANLMIAAIAIILFCLSTIGAEAQKLRTFQRQYGPFNQTHFGIFEVVRPATISNDALQVTPDSASPDFNMTYNSGRIILKQSFKLWDGNNTASFNTSFLVNIYRPQNDTPGEGVAFVIAPDLLMPHNSFGEFLGLTNSSTDGNATNKILAVELDTFKQSFDPDDNHVGVDLNSVRSVKTEPLTPHNITIAPMGARFYNVWIDYDGNGKVLEVYMAEQAEKNGPTPAKPGSPILSVDNLDLREQVNQYSYFGFSASTGNATELNCVRRWNLTVHYFPEEKSKWMIIVVGAGVPALVLLLVGTAWFGYCLHKKQMANSKRSLVGALKSLPGTPREFRYRDLKKATHHFDGKNKLGEGGYGVVYRGFLAKEDLEIAVKCFSRGSIEGEDDFLAELTIINRLRHKHLVKLLGWCHKNGKLLLVYDYMPNGSLDKHLFVGPNVEPLEWNVRFKIISGVASALHYLHNEYEQRVVHRDLKASNIMLDSNFNARLGDFGLARALENEKTSYAEAQGVLGTMGYIAPECFHTGKATQQSDVYAFGAVCLEVVCGRRPGSKIDRYHLLVDWVWSLHRERRLLEAVDPGLGENYVAEEAERLLLLGLACSHPDPNERPKTQAIFQMIISGTMPVPEVPPFRPAFVWPAAGPIDLDSSSAFSTSQYLSKESYTANTDSLV from the exons ATGGCGAATCTGATGATCGCCGCGATAGCTATAATACTCTTTTGCCTTTCGACCATTGGTGCTGAAGCTCAAAAGCTCAGAACATTCCAGCGTCAATACGGCCCTTTTAACCAGACACACTTCGGAATCTTTGAGGTTGTCAGGCCTGCCACTATCAGCAACGATGCTCTCCAGGTGACACCTGACTCGGCTTCTCCTGATTTCAATATGACTTACAATTCAGGCCGTATCATCTTGAAGCAGTCTTTCAAGCTGTGGGATGGCAATAACACCGCATCTTTCAACACTTCTTTTCTAGTTAACATCTACCGGCCCCAGAACGACACCCCCGGCGAAGGCGTAGCCTTCGTCATCGCCCCTGATCTGTTGATGCCTCATAATAGCTTTGGGGAGTTTCTGGGTCTGACGAATTCGTCCACTGATGGGAACGCCACGAACAAGATTCTCGCGGTTGAGCTGGACACTTTCAAGCAATCTTTCGATCCGGACGATAATCATGTCGGAGTGGACTTGAACAGTGTCAGATCCGTGAAGACTGAACCTCTCACACCCCACAACATCACGATTGCTCCCATGGGAGCCAGATTTTACAACGTCTGGATCGATTACGATGGTAATGGAAAGGTGCTTGAAGTGTACATGGCGGAACAGGCGGAGAAAAATGGCCCAACTCCCGCGAAGCCCGGCTCCCCCATCCTATCGGTGGATAACCTGGACCTGAGAGAGCAAGTGAACCAGTATTCGTATTTCGGGTTCTCCGCGTCAACTGGGAACGCGACAGAATTGAACTGCGTGCGGCGGTGGAACCTTACTGTTCACTACTTTCCTGAAGAAAAAAGTAAATGGATGATAATCGTAGTGGGTGCCGGAGTTCCGGCACTTGTGCTACTGCTGGTGGGCACCGCGTGGTTTGGGTACTGTTTGCACAAGAAGCAGATGGCAAATTCGAAGCGAAGTTTGGTGGGGGCATTGAAAAGTTTGCCGGGGACACCACGGGAATTCAGGTACAGGGATTTGAAGAAGGCAACCCACCATTTCGATGGGAAGAATAAGCTTGGGGAGGGAGGATACGGGGTGGTGTACAGAGGGTTTCTGGCTAAGGAGGATTTGGAGATTGCAGTGAAATGCTTCTCCAGAGGGAGCATCGAAGGGGAAGACGATTTCTTGGCCGAGCTCACAATCATCAATCGGCTTCGGCACAAGCATCTTGTCAAATTACTTG GATGGTGTCACAAGAATGGGAAGCTGCTGTTGGTGTATGATTACATGCCGAATGGAAGTCTGGACAAGCACCTATTCGTAGGGCCAAACGTAGAGCCACTCGAATGGAACGTCCGCTTCAAAATTATTTCGGGGGTAGCCTCTGCCCTACACTATCTCCATAATGAGTATGAACAAAGGGTTGTTCACCGCGACCTTAAAGCCAGCAACATCATGCTGGATTCAAACTTCAATGCTCGTCTAGGCGATTTTGGCCTTGCACGAGCATTAGAAAATGAGAAAACCTCTTATGCGGAGGCCCAGGGGGTTTTAGGCACCATGGGGTACATTGCACCCGAATGCTTCCACACAGGAAAAGCTACTCAACAATCAGATGTTTATGCATTTGGGGCAGTCTGTCTTGAAGTAGTGTGTGGCAGACGTCCCGGATCCAAGATTGATAGGTATCATTTATTGGTGGATTGGGTTTGGTCTTTGCACCGTGAAAGGAGATTGCTCGAGGCTGTGGATCCAGGACTGGGGGAAAACTACGTTGCAGAAGAAGCAGAGAGGCTGCTTCTGTTGGGGCTGGCGTGTTCACATCCGGATCCTAATGAGAGGCCTAAAACACAGGCTATATTTCAGATGATCATCTCAGGGACCATGCCTGTGCCTGAGGTGCCGCCGTTCAGGCCAGCATTTGTGTGGCCTGCTGCAGGACCGATAGATTTGGATTCGAGTTCTGCTTTTTCCACTTCACAGTACCTCAGCAAGGAGAGCTATACAGCGAACACGGACTCTTTGGTGTAA
- the LOC142536835 gene encoding dehydrodolichyl diphosphate synthase CPT3-like — protein sequence MEMDNKKESLVGGLFGSSIGYMRRFIFRVLSVGPIPNHLAFILDGNRRYARKWNLGEGKGHRAGFLSLMSLMKYCYELGVKYVTIYAFSIDNFKRRPDEVQSVMDLMLEKIEGLLKEENIVNQYGVRVYFIGDLNLLSETVRLAAEKAMKATSNNDKSILLICVAYTSTDEIVHAAQESCKDKWHEIQSIMKTNDAQNGENGKGKLGENHVIKLADIERNMYMGVAPDPDILIRSSGETRLSNFLLWQTSNCLLYSPKALWPEVGLHHLVWAVLNFQRVHVELQKRRKQL from the coding sequence ATGGAAATGGACAACAAGAAGGAAAGTCTTGTTGGCGGGTTGTTTGGAAGTTCCATAGGCTACATGCGAAGATTTATTTTTCGTGTTCTTTCTGTGGGTCCAATTCCAAATCACCTGGCCTTTATTTTAGATGGAAATCGAAGATATGCCAGGAAGTGGAATCTTGGAGAAGGAAAGGGCCATAGAGCCGGGTTTTTGTCTCTCATGTCTTTGATGAAGTACTGCTACGAATTGGGTGTGAAATACGTGACCATATATGCGTTCAGCATCGACAATTTCAAAAGAAGGCCTGACGAAGTTCAGAGTGTGATGGATTTGATGCTCGAGAAAATTGAAGGTTTGCTCAAGGAAGAAAATATAGTGAACCAATATGGGGTGAGGGTATATTTCATCGGGGACTTGAATCTTTTAAGTGAAACTGTAAGACTTGCCGCTGAAAAGGCTATGAAAGCCACATCTAATAATGACAAAAGCATTCTCCTTATTTGTGTGGCCTatacttcaactgatgaaattgtGCATGCTGCTCAAGAATCTTGCAAAGATAAATGGCATGAGATTCAATCTATAATGAAAACGAATGATGCTCAAAATGGTGAGAATGGTAAGGGAAAACTTGGGGAAAACCATGTTATAAAGCTTGCAGATATCGAGAGAAACATGTACATGGGAGTGGCACCCGATCCTGATATCTTGATCCGTTCCTCAGGCGAGACTCGACTGAGCAACTTTCTGCTTTGGCAGACTTCAAACTGCCTTTTGTATTCCCCCAAAGCATTGTGGCCGGAGGTTGGCTTGCACCATTTAGTGTGGGCTGTATTGAACTTCCAGAGAGTCCATGTTGAACTGCAGAAGAGAAGGAAGCAGCTGTAA